In Fructilactobacillus cliffordii, a single genomic region encodes these proteins:
- a CDS encoding amino acid ABC transporter ATP-binding protein, with protein MTNPLIKIDHIQKQFEKNEVLKDINGEVNKGEVVCIIGPSGSGKSTLLRCINQLETPTSGAVWFNGKDLTKETAQQLSTLGESIGMVFQNFNLFPNLTVLENLTLAPIRVKKMSQTEAKKIGMKYLTRVGLAEKADAYPASLSGGQQQRVAIARALSMNPEVMLFDEPTSALDPEMVGEVLQVMQELADEKMTMIVVTHEMGFAKKVADQVWFMDGGYLLEKDTPKEIFDHPKEERTKDFINKIIVD; from the coding sequence ATGACTAATCCATTGATTAAAATTGACCACATTCAAAAACAATTTGAAAAAAACGAAGTACTAAAGGACATTAACGGAGAAGTAAATAAAGGTGAGGTAGTGTGTATCATTGGACCATCTGGTTCTGGTAAAAGTACCTTATTACGGTGCATTAACCAGTTAGAAACGCCAACTAGCGGAGCGGTTTGGTTCAACGGCAAAGATTTAACTAAGGAAACGGCCCAACAGCTTTCAACGCTAGGTGAATCAATCGGGATGGTGTTTCAGAACTTTAACCTGTTCCCCAATCTAACGGTGCTTGAAAACCTCACGTTAGCACCGATTCGGGTAAAAAAGATGAGTCAAACTGAGGCCAAAAAAATTGGAATGAAGTACTTAACCAGAGTTGGGTTGGCAGAAAAAGCGGATGCGTATCCGGCTAGTCTGTCGGGGGGACAACAACAACGGGTAGCCATTGCGCGAGCCCTTTCAATGAATCCTGAAGTGATGCTATTTGATGAACCAACCAGTGCTTTGGATCCTGAAATGGTCGGAGAAGTGCTCCAGGTAATGCAAGAACTGGCGGATGAAAAGATGACCATGATTGTGGTGACTCATGAAATGGGATTTGCCAAAAAGGTAGCTGATCAAGTCTGGTTTATGGATGGGGGGTACTTATTAGAAAAGGATACGCCTAAGGAAATTTTTGACCATCCGAAAGAGGAACGAACGAAAGACTTTATCAATAAAATTATTGTTGATTAA
- the argH gene encoding argininosuccinate lyase, producing the protein MMSKKLWGGRFQAETDQLVDEFGASIGFDQLMAEEDLLGSLAHVKMLGKTGILSTTEVEQITAGLHDLQRDLAAGKLQFSTANEDIHMNLEALLTERIGPVAGKLHTARSRNDQVATDFHLYVKRRLPQVLNAIKQLQTVLLQLASENVETVMPGYTHLQHAQPISLAQSFLAYFNMLQRDYERFEFNQKHTDLLPLGSAALAGTTFPIDREFTAHELGFQAVYSNSLDAVSDRDFALEFLSNASMLMMHLSRFCEELSLWVSQEFNFVELSDAYTTGSSIMPQKKNPDMVELIRGKIGRVYGHLMGLLTTMKGLPLAYNKDLQEDKEGVFDTVHTILPTLKIFTGMLKTMKINQEQMYASTENDYSNATELADYLANKGMPFREAHGIVGQLVFKGIQEHRNLQDMSLDELQAASPLIEADVYHELQPKVAVERRNSLGGTGFQSIKQQIKQAQLLLQKEA; encoded by the coding sequence ATCATGAGTAAAAAGTTATGGGGCGGTCGGTTCCAAGCAGAAACTGACCAACTGGTGGATGAGTTTGGTGCTTCGATTGGTTTTGACCAACTAATGGCTGAAGAAGATTTGTTAGGATCCTTAGCGCACGTCAAAATGTTAGGAAAGACTGGAATCCTCTCTACGACTGAAGTAGAACAAATTACGGCAGGGTTACATGATTTACAACGGGATTTAGCCGCCGGCAAACTTCAATTTTCCACGGCTAACGAAGACATCCACATGAATCTGGAAGCGTTACTGACGGAGCGAATTGGACCAGTAGCTGGAAAACTGCATACAGCAAGATCGCGGAATGATCAGGTGGCCACCGATTTTCATCTCTATGTCAAGCGGCGGTTACCGCAGGTTCTGAATGCAATTAAACAGTTACAAACGGTTTTATTGCAATTAGCAAGTGAAAACGTCGAAACCGTAATGCCGGGCTATACTCACTTGCAACATGCGCAACCCATTTCATTAGCTCAATCATTTTTGGCTTATTTCAACATGTTACAACGGGACTACGAACGCTTTGAGTTTAACCAAAAACATACGGATCTATTGCCGCTTGGTTCAGCAGCCTTAGCTGGAACCACGTTTCCGATTGACCGCGAATTTACGGCTCACGAATTAGGTTTTCAAGCCGTTTATTCTAACTCGTTGGATGCCGTTTCTGATCGGGACTTTGCGCTTGAGTTCTTAAGTAATGCCTCGATGCTCATGATGCATCTCTCCCGGTTTTGTGAGGAACTTAGTCTGTGGGTCAGTCAGGAATTTAACTTTGTGGAACTCAGCGACGCCTATACTACCGGTAGCTCGATTATGCCGCAAAAGAAAAATCCGGATATGGTCGAACTAATTCGAGGGAAAATCGGCCGGGTCTACGGTCATCTAATGGGATTGTTAACGACAATGAAGGGACTCCCGTTAGCTTACAATAAGGACTTACAGGAAGATAAAGAAGGAGTTTTTGATACCGTCCACACGATTTTACCAACTCTGAAGATTTTTACTGGAATGCTAAAAACGATGAAAATCAATCAAGAACAAATGTATGCTAGTACGGAAAATGATTATTCCAACGCCACCGAATTAGCTGACTACCTGGCTAACAAGGGTATGCCGTTTCGAGAGGCCCATGGGATTGTCGGGCAACTGGTATTTAAAGGCATCCAAGAGCACCGTAATCTACAGGATATGTCGTTAGACGAATTACAAGCTGCTTCGCCGTTAATTGAAGCTGATGTTTATCACGAGTTACAGCCAAAGGTAGCCGTTGAACGGCGTAATTCATTAGGCGGAACTGGCTTTCAGTCAATTAAACAGCAAATTAAACAAGCACAATTGTTACTGCAAAAGGAAGCATAA
- a CDS encoding pyridoxamine 5'-phosphate oxidase family protein: MYLKRFVELFIVYVISFALGSLIYGWNFFTNYWFLILIGGIIGYIILIIPLTIMTIRKMTKRETASGENQPAQSRFSNVLAELPGNLYLATSDSDGNVSNSIVTYTQSEKQENVLYVVTDPKTKRAQNAVNHPQVAIASLYDPKLGTRFSSNQATVRVIQGKQAITELVNSTTALQGFDDNITNQAVLEITLTSAVIESFRDAPEVVKF; the protein is encoded by the coding sequence ATGTATTTAAAACGATTCGTTGAACTATTCATTGTCTACGTAATTTCATTTGCCCTAGGAAGTTTGATTTATGGTTGGAACTTCTTCACTAATTACTGGTTTTTAATTTTGATTGGTGGAATCATTGGTTACATCATCTTGATCATTCCACTAACTATTATGACCATTCGCAAAATGACCAAACGGGAAACCGCTAGTGGTGAAAATCAACCAGCTCAATCTCGTTTTAGTAATGTACTGGCAGAACTACCAGGAAATCTTTACTTGGCCACCAGTGACTCAGACGGAAACGTCAGTAATTCAATTGTCACTTATACCCAGTCCGAAAAACAGGAAAACGTATTATACGTAGTTACCGATCCCAAAACAAAGCGAGCTCAGAATGCTGTTAATCATCCCCAAGTAGCCATCGCCAGCTTATATGATCCCAAACTGGGGACGCGCTTCTCTTCTAATCAAGCGACGGTTCGAGTAATTCAAGGCAAACAAGCCATTACGGAATTAGTAAATTCAACTACCGCTTTACAAGGGTTTGACGATAACATTACCAATCAAGCAGTCCTAGAAATCACCCTTACCTCTGCCGTAATCGAGTCTTTCCGGGATGCTCCAGAAGTCGTTAAATTTTAG
- a CDS encoding helix-turn-helix domain-containing protein, translated as MTEFGKLLKYLRTSRHVTQAELAHNLISRDTVVRIENKHQSPSFETSTELLEKLGISLSDFDKQRATYNPTSFSKLSQLFLYQLNSSGDHQTLEEIKELAHMIYQKDSNMTARNIMLSVEAMLQIDDQDFDVKKIKELRNLLRPVWDDLSQIDEWCMLDLRILDSCLFFFELDTAREIMHHAFRIIDKKYPTLVGLKAAFSANYCYLLILNRKIKPPFIEVMESRKIASQTGRYDLVIVADIRLILLEQDQNYQSKINHKLDILSDFGAKKLVTSLRREIKTILAS; from the coding sequence TTGACAGAATTTGGAAAACTATTAAAATACTTGCGGACTAGTCGACATGTTACCCAAGCTGAACTTGCCCACAATCTCATTTCCCGCGATACGGTCGTCCGGATTGAAAATAAGCATCAAAGTCCTTCTTTTGAAACAAGTACCGAATTACTGGAAAAATTAGGGATTTCTTTAAGTGATTTTGATAAGCAACGGGCCACTTATAATCCCACCAGTTTTTCTAAGTTAAGTCAGTTGTTCTTATATCAGTTAAACAGTTCTGGAGATCATCAAACCTTAGAAGAAATTAAAGAATTGGCGCATATGATTTATCAAAAGGACAGCAATATGACCGCTCGAAATATTATGCTTTCCGTTGAAGCAATGCTCCAAATTGATGATCAAGATTTTGACGTAAAAAAGATTAAAGAATTACGTAATTTATTACGACCAGTGTGGGATGATTTATCACAAATTGACGAATGGTGCATGTTAGATTTACGGATTTTGGATTCGTGTCTTTTCTTTTTTGAATTAGATACGGCTCGTGAAATTATGCACCATGCTTTTCGAATTATTGATAAAAAATATCCCACCTTAGTAGGATTAAAGGCAGCTTTTAGTGCGAACTATTGCTATTTATTAATTTTAAATCGAAAAATTAAGCCCCCGTTTATAGAAGTAATGGAATCACGGAAAATCGCATCCCAAACTGGTAGATATGATCTAGTGATTGTTGCTGACATTCGGCTCATTTTGTTAGAACAAGATCAAAACTATCAAAGTAAAATTAACCATAAACTGGATATCTTGAGTGATTTTGGTGCGAAAAAATTAGTTACATCGTTACGTAGAGAAATTAAGACCATCCTAGCTAGTTAA
- a CDS encoding glycoside hydrolase family 70 protein gives MFNKTCRKKMYKAGKTWVIGAIFTITFTGITVISSNQVSADSTQGNLTTTLTKQADSNSPNEKSEDTTKVTSEEKRTDSDQSVGKQTTKVLNSESDSQSTKQTEGAETKLEKTTASLEDTQQQSDIAEKAGNDLNQQNKEQQDSEQGQHLDQIDSNHKTVDTGTQANPTTDQSSSETESSKKPAAKSDNQPQAEQQAQESETKPGADSKQQPEDHQADSKQQDDGTEANTNENHKSAEKPGQYFDKNGNFYYQYNDGSYAKGLTKINGFTQYFDDSGKQVKGDYVTIDGKKYYFKPGSGNLVTGIETIDSKNIAFNKDGTRVQSSFYESDKQKSLPNLDALKLEQDDEDETGTSDSSNPYYREQKKKNDKNKISGNIYYVNQNGEIVTGLQTIDGKTYYFDGSGVMRRGFSGVFNGELLYFDAKTGIATETKNSKIKEGIADQTTAYTPHNAVNGTSKDNFKNIDGYLTAESWYRPKEILADGKDWRASTSNDYRPILMTWWPNKRTEVNYLNYMVKAGLIDNHQGFKLDDDQQLLNESVTAVQKAIETKISQRNDTEWLRELMRDFIKEQPQWNIISENPNHDHLQRGALSFINSKLTPDANSNFRLMNRTPTNQTGKEKYDVDKSKGGFELLLADDVDNSNPVVQAEQLNWLHFLMHFGSITNNDPDANFDGIRIDAVDNVDADLLNISAKYFAALYGVKKSDKDAMKHLSILEDWSHNDPLYMRDHGQGQLSMDDYSHTQLIWSLTKPDKLRGAMKRFLEYKMVDRSRDDKDNQALPNYSFVRAHDSEVQTVIAQIIEDLYPGVKNSLAPTQDQLDAAFKVYNEDMKQAEKKYTHYNMPSAYAMMLTNKDTIPRIYYGDLYTDDGAFMETKSPYFEAIDNFLKTRMKYVAGGQTMDVDKNDVLTSVRFGKGAMNASDQGNAETRTEGIGVIISNNHDLKLNQSDQIVLHMGAAHRNQAFRAVTVTTADGLQNYTSDTQAPIRWTDENGDLIFTGNEIKGYLNPQVSGYLSAWVPVGASANQDARTNASDQQNSDGNTFHSNAALDSQVIFEGFSNFQAMPKTVDEFANVRIAKNAQIFRDWGITSMQLAPQYRSSEDNTFLDSIVKNGYAFSDRYDLGFNKPTKYGTDAQLRDAIKALHAQGIQVMADFVPDQLYNMKKQELTTVNRTDSLGKPETDSDMQGDLYVSNTRGGGAYQEKFGGEFLEQLQKDYPELFKDKQISTGQPIDPSTKIKEWSAKYFNGSNIEGKGKDFVLKDPSTGQYFKVVDNGNGKEYLPKQLLNLPSSAGFTRDQQGIIYFDTSGYQAKNSIIKDDLDNYYYFDNSGHLATGEQTINGSKYYFLPNGIELRNSFFQGQDGNTYYYTGSGRQARNQYVLDKGGNAYYFGDDGKMLINQLYDVEGKYTQYFDQNGVEAKDRFVKTPDGKVHYFDDGSGNLVSDRYAGDHDGNWYYIDKNGNATTGMVELDGMKKYFHDNGIQSKGEFIDLGNNQFFYTDAADGHLVSGYQVINGHPHYFDPNTLIQVKGDFATNPATGKTYYFDVNNGEPVKNQYVTKDGKTYYLNAAGEKVYGTQVINGQTVNFDPQSGELLKSGDNVQPEQNSTENKTPVTN, from the coding sequence ATGTTTAATAAAACTTGTCGGAAAAAGATGTATAAAGCTGGGAAAACCTGGGTAATAGGAGCAATTTTCACTATTACATTTACAGGGATTACCGTAATTAGTAGCAATCAGGTTTCTGCTGATAGTACTCAAGGGAACCTAACTACTACTTTAACGAAGCAGGCGGATTCCAATTCACCAAATGAAAAGTCTGAGGATACAACTAAAGTAACTTCAGAAGAAAAGCGAACTGATTCAGATCAGTCAGTTGGTAAACAGACAACTAAAGTACTTAATTCTGAGTCTGATAGCCAAAGTACCAAGCAAACCGAAGGTGCTGAAACTAAGTTAGAAAAAACTACCGCTTCTTTAGAAGATACGCAACAACAATCAGATATTGCGGAAAAAGCGGGAAATGACTTAAATCAGCAAAATAAAGAGCAACAAGATTCTGAACAAGGGCAACACTTAGATCAAATTGATTCAAATCACAAAACAGTTGATACTGGGACTCAAGCTAATCCAACTACAGATCAATCTAGTTCTGAAACAGAATCGTCAAAAAAACCAGCTGCCAAAAGTGACAACCAACCACAGGCAGAACAACAAGCTCAAGAATCCGAAACGAAACCGGGTGCCGATTCTAAACAACAACCAGAAGATCACCAAGCTGATTCAAAGCAGCAGGATGATGGGACAGAAGCGAATACCAACGAAAATCACAAGTCGGCAGAAAAACCAGGACAGTATTTTGATAAAAACGGTAATTTTTACTATCAATATAATGACGGTAGTTATGCCAAGGGCTTGACTAAGATTAATGGATTTACCCAGTACTTTGATGATTCTGGGAAACAGGTGAAAGGTGACTACGTTACAATTGATGGGAAAAAGTATTACTTTAAACCCGGAAGTGGAAATTTAGTTACTGGAATTGAAACGATTGATTCAAAAAATATTGCATTTAATAAAGATGGAACTCGGGTGCAAAGTTCTTTTTATGAATCTGATAAACAAAAATCATTGCCTAATTTAGATGCATTGAAATTAGAACAAGATGATGAAGATGAAACTGGAACCAGTGATAGTAGTAATCCTTACTATCGCGAACAAAAAAAGAAAAACGATAAAAATAAAATATCAGGGAATATTTATTACGTTAATCAAAACGGAGAAATTGTTACTGGATTGCAAACGATTGACGGGAAAACTTATTACTTTGATGGTAGTGGGGTTATGCGTCGAGGATTCTCTGGAGTTTTTAATGGAGAATTACTTTACTTTGATGCGAAGACCGGAATTGCAACGGAAACTAAGAATTCCAAAATTAAGGAAGGAATTGCTGATCAAACCACTGCTTATACGCCCCACAATGCGGTTAATGGGACGTCAAAAGATAATTTTAAAAATATTGATGGGTATTTGACTGCCGAGTCCTGGTATCGTCCTAAAGAAATCCTGGCTGATGGAAAAGACTGGCGTGCTTCTACAAGCAATGACTATCGGCCAATCCTAATGACTTGGTGGCCGAATAAAAGGACAGAAGTTAACTATCTAAATTACATGGTTAAAGCAGGTCTGATTGATAATCACCAAGGATTTAAACTTGATGATGATCAACAGTTGTTAAATGAATCAGTTACTGCCGTTCAAAAAGCAATTGAAACTAAAATTAGTCAGCGTAATGATACGGAATGGTTACGCGAATTGATGAGAGACTTCATCAAGGAACAGCCCCAGTGGAACATTATTAGTGAAAATCCTAATCACGATCATTTACAACGCGGGGCTCTAAGCTTCATTAACAGTAAATTAACTCCTGATGCTAATTCAAACTTTCGTTTGATGAATCGGACACCGACAAACCAAACTGGAAAAGAAAAGTATGATGTTGATAAGAGTAAAGGAGGATTTGAGCTATTATTAGCAGATGACGTTGATAACTCTAATCCTGTTGTGCAAGCGGAACAATTAAACTGGCTTCATTTCTTAATGCATTTTGGTTCCATTACCAATAATGATCCAGATGCGAACTTTGATGGAATTAGAATTGATGCCGTTGATAACGTTGATGCTGACTTATTGAATATTTCTGCAAAATACTTTGCTGCTTTATATGGTGTGAAAAAATCTGATAAAGACGCAATGAAACATTTATCAATTTTAGAGGACTGGAGTCATAATGATCCACTTTACATGCGTGATCATGGTCAAGGACAACTTAGTATGGATGACTATAGCCATACTCAGTTAATCTGGTCATTAACTAAGCCAGATAAACTGCGAGGTGCCATGAAACGATTCCTGGAGTATAAAATGGTAGATCGAAGCCGGGACGATAAAGATAATCAGGCTTTACCTAATTACTCATTCGTAAGGGCGCACGATAGTGAAGTGCAAACGGTAATTGCGCAAATTATCGAAGATTTATATCCAGGAGTGAAAAACAGTTTGGCTCCCACACAGGACCAACTTGATGCTGCTTTCAAAGTTTATAATGAAGACATGAAGCAGGCAGAGAAGAAGTACACTCATTATAATATGCCAAGTGCGTATGCAATGATGCTGACAAATAAAGATACGATTCCGCGAATTTATTATGGAGATTTATATACGGATGATGGAGCATTTATGGAAACTAAGTCACCATACTTTGAGGCCATCGATAATTTCCTTAAAACTAGAATGAAGTACGTAGCTGGTGGGCAAACAATGGATGTCGATAAGAATGATGTCTTGACGAGCGTTCGCTTTGGAAAAGGAGCTATGAATGCCAGTGATCAAGGGAATGCTGAAACTAGAACTGAAGGAATTGGAGTAATCATTAGTAATAATCACGATTTGAAGTTAAATCAATCGGATCAAATCGTTTTACACATGGGAGCTGCGCACCGTAACCAAGCATTTAGAGCAGTTACCGTAACTACCGCTGATGGATTACAAAACTACACTAGTGATACACAGGCTCCAATTCGTTGGACAGATGAAAATGGAGATTTGATTTTTACTGGCAATGAAATCAAAGGATATCTTAACCCGCAAGTTTCTGGTTATCTTTCTGCTTGGGTCCCGGTTGGGGCTAGTGCAAATCAAGATGCAAGAACGAACGCTAGTGATCAGCAAAATAGTGACGGAAATACTTTCCATTCTAACGCTGCCTTAGATTCTCAGGTTATTTTTGAAGGATTTTCAAACTTCCAAGCAATGCCGAAAACGGTTGATGAATTTGCTAACGTTCGGATTGCTAAAAATGCCCAGATTTTCCGGGACTGGGGAATTACGAGCATGCAATTAGCTCCACAATACCGATCTAGTGAAGACAATACATTCTTGGACTCAATCGTTAAAAATGGATATGCATTTTCTGATCGTTATGATCTTGGTTTCAATAAGCCAACTAAATATGGAACCGATGCCCAATTACGTGATGCAATCAAAGCACTACACGCCCAAGGAATCCAAGTCATGGCCGACTTTGTTCCTGATCAACTTTACAACATGAAGAAACAGGAATTAACGACGGTTAACCGGACGGATTCCTTAGGAAAGCCAGAAACCGATTCGGATATGCAAGGGGACTTATACGTTTCTAATACCCGTGGTGGAGGAGCTTACCAAGAAAAATTTGGGGGAGAATTCTTAGAGCAATTGCAAAAGGATTACCCAGAATTATTTAAGGATAAGCAAATTTCAACGGGACAACCAATTGATCCAAGCACTAAAATTAAGGAATGGTCAGCTAAATACTTTAACGGAAGTAACATTGAGGGTAAGGGAAAAGATTTCGTGTTAAAAGATCCTTCTACCGGTCAATATTTCAAGGTCGTTGATAATGGTAATGGTAAAGAATACTTACCAAAACAACTGCTAAACCTGCCTTCTTCTGCCGGATTTACTCGTGATCAACAAGGGATTATTTACTTTGACACGAGTGGTTATCAAGCTAAAAATTCCATTATTAAGGATGATCTAGATAATTACTATTACTTTGATAACAGTGGTCATTTAGCAACGGGAGAACAGACGATTAATGGTTCAAAATACTACTTCTTACCAAATGGCATTGAATTAAGAAATTCATTCTTCCAAGGTCAAGACGGAAATACGTACTACTATACCGGCTCAGGACGTCAAGCCCGGAATCAATACGTTTTAGACAAGGGTGGTAATGCATACTACTTTGGCGATGACGGTAAGATGTTAATTAATCAACTTTATGACGTTGAAGGTAAATATACCCAATACTTTGACCAAAATGGAGTTGAAGCTAAAGATCGGTTTGTTAAAACTCCGGATGGTAAGGTCCATTACTTTGATGATGGTAGTGGAAACTTAGTTTCTGATCGGTATGCTGGTGATCACGATGGAAACTGGTATTACATTGATAAAAATGGGAATGCTACGACAGGGATGGTTGAGTTAGATGGAATGAAAAAATATTTCCATGATAATGGAATCCAGAGCAAAGGTGAATTCATTGATCTTGGAAATAATCAATTTTTCTACACCGACGCTGCTGATGGGCACTTAGTTTCCGGATATCAAGTAATTAATGGACATCCACATTACTTTGATCCTAATACTTTAATTCAAGTTAAAGGTGATTTTGCCACTAATCCGGCCACTGGAAAAACGTATTATTTTGACGTAAACAATGGTGAACCAGTAAAAAATCAATATGTTACTAAAGATGGAAAAACATATTATCTTAACGCTGCTGGTGAAAAAGTTTACGGAACCCAAGTAATTAATGGTCAAACCGTTAATTTTGATCCCCAGTCGGGAGAACTATTAAAATCAGGTGATAATGTTCAACCTGAACAAAACTCTACTGAAAACAAGACACCAGTAACTAACTAA
- a CDS encoding XRE family transcriptional regulator, with product MQNNSLGKQIIRLRQRQQLSQSQLAERLFVSRQAISKWENGDAEPDLDKLVQLSQIFNVDLDYLVLNQPMRQTPILALTKISKNYRQPILKDVSFSLHNHERVALLGSNGAGKTTLVNLIAGRIKPDAGIIERHYQPKLEFSLMPQKNVLIGPMRVQEMMELEVSVAKLNTIDIEKILKSANLWEQRRQVVDSLSGGQQRKLMFLLTMIKSAKLFIFDEPTVGMDLETIDHFWQRLDQISGTTLVITHDFNQIDHYFDRVLLLKGGVIAADEQVATIHAHNQDLDTWYRGHNQVQEV from the coding sequence ATGCAAAATAATTCATTAGGAAAGCAGATTATTCGTTTACGGCAACGACAACAATTATCCCAATCTCAATTAGCGGAACGGTTATTTGTGTCTAGACAAGCAATCTCCAAATGGGAAAACGGAGATGCAGAACCGGATTTGGACAAGCTAGTACAACTAAGTCAGATTTTCAATGTTGATTTAGACTATTTAGTTTTAAATCAGCCGATGCGTCAAACACCAATTTTAGCATTAACGAAGATCAGTAAAAATTATAGGCAGCCGATTTTGAAAGATGTTAGCTTTAGTTTACATAATCATGAGCGGGTGGCCTTATTAGGAAGTAATGGAGCAGGGAAAACCACGCTCGTTAATTTAATTGCCGGCCGAATTAAACCAGATGCGGGAATCATTGAACGACATTATCAACCCAAATTAGAGTTTAGTTTAATGCCACAAAAAAACGTATTAATTGGTCCAATGCGCGTGCAAGAAATGATGGAACTAGAAGTTAGCGTTGCTAAATTAAACACGATTGATATTGAAAAGATACTAAAAAGTGCCAACCTATGGGAACAACGACGACAGGTGGTAGATTCATTATCTGGAGGGCAACAACGGAAGCTCATGTTTTTATTAACGATGATTAAGTCCGCCAAATTATTTATTTTTGATGAACCAACTGTGGGGATGGATTTAGAGACCATTGACCACTTTTGGCAGCGCTTGGACCAAATTTCTGGGACCACATTGGTGATTACCCATGATTTTAATCAGATTGATCATTATTTTGACCGGGTGCTGCTGTTAAAAGGTGGAGTGATTGCTGCCGATGAACAGGTCGCTACGATTCACGCGCATAATCAAGATTTGGATACTTGGTATCGTGGCCATAATCAAGTTCAGGAGGTATAA
- a CDS encoding multidrug ABC transporter permease, with product MNNYLTLKMTFRNRRFLFFTMVTPILFYLLMHLINHNDAFAVSNSLLMVTCSVVMGIAGNSLVTFAKSFNYTKKFYLLQMETSPYTIKQWIFDDLLCQTMLNALIAIVVIIFGMLLGDYGLSGKLLILFLLLLYLGIYLSLFGFLIGQWLDAQTLDATSFFLMFAVMFLLIPFHEFANGKFEQIITKIQQLFPPYYLYQVITAKFLGQTWMINVGWFIGISLLTGIPVIIGIYYLLKKQTV from the coding sequence ATGAACAATTACTTAACGCTCAAAATGACCTTTCGAAATCGGCGTTTTCTTTTTTTCACGATGGTAACTCCAATTTTATTCTATTTGTTGATGCACTTAATTAATCATAATGATGCGTTTGCTGTTTCTAATTCGTTATTAATGGTTACTTGTTCGGTTGTAATGGGAATTGCTGGTAATTCCTTAGTGACATTTGCCAAATCATTTAATTACACGAAAAAATTTTATTTACTCCAGATGGAGACGTCACCATACACCATTAAACAGTGGATTTTTGATGATCTTTTATGTCAAACCATGCTTAACGCTTTAATTGCAATTGTAGTAATCATTTTTGGAATGTTACTGGGTGACTACGGACTGTCTGGGAAGTTATTAATTTTGTTTTTGCTACTGCTGTATCTTGGGATTTACCTAAGTTTATTTGGTTTTTTAATTGGTCAATGGCTAGATGCCCAAACTCTCGATGCCACTAGTTTCTTTTTAATGTTTGCAGTGATGTTCTTATTGATTCCATTTCATGAATTTGCAAACGGAAAATTTGAACAAATTATTACGAAGATCCAGCAATTATTTCCACCGTATTATCTATATCAAGTTATTACAGCTAAATTTCTCGGTCAAACCTGGATGATTAACGTGGGCTGGTTCATTGGGATTAGCTTATTGACGGGAATTCCAGTAATCATTGGCATTTATTACTTACTGAAAAAACAAACCGTATAG